One Myxococcus stipitatus DNA segment encodes these proteins:
- a CDS encoding NADAR family protein, whose protein sequence is MTDTTRGGFTFFWREQSPFSQWHRSRFVVAGVEYCCMEQYMMAGKARLFGDAQVLASILQATAPKTHKALGREVRGFSDAVWERERERIVYEGNRAKFTQNAALLEALLATRGTQLVEASPTDRIWGVGLAAEDARIDDPSKWRGQNLLGKVLTRLRDDLLAEGVCSA, encoded by the coding sequence ATGACGGACACGACGCGGGGTGGTTTCACGTTCTTCTGGCGGGAGCAGTCGCCGTTCTCGCAGTGGCACCGCTCGCGCTTCGTCGTGGCGGGGGTCGAGTACTGCTGCATGGAGCAGTACATGATGGCGGGCAAGGCGCGGCTGTTCGGTGACGCGCAGGTGCTGGCCAGCATCCTCCAGGCCACCGCGCCCAAGACGCACAAGGCGCTGGGTCGCGAGGTGCGCGGCTTCAGCGACGCCGTGTGGGAGCGGGAGCGCGAGCGCATCGTCTACGAGGGCAACCGCGCCAAGTTCACGCAGAACGCGGCGCTTTTGGAGGCGCTGCTGGCCACGCGTGGCACGCAGCTGGTGGAGGCCAGTCCCACCGACCGCATCTGGGGCGTGGGGCTCGCCGCGGAGGACGCTCGCATCGACGACCCGTCGAAGTGGCGGGGGCAGAACCTGCTCGGCAAGGTGCTGACGCGCCTGCGTGACGACCTCCTCGCGGAGGGCGTCTGCTCGGCGTAG
- a CDS encoding GDP-mannose 4,6-dehydratase: protein MRILVTGADGFVGRHLCALLRAAGDEVVEAHGPRGEGVSSSALHFDVANEAAVKAAVAEAKPEGVIHLAGFSSVAKSHHNPSRVFAVNTMGVVHLLTALRESAPRARVVLVGSGEVYGPVPEGTRATEDTRPVPLSPYAASKSAAELAAVQFHRSYGLEVMMARPFNHLGAGQDPTFVVPSFASQIRAIGLGTVDPVLRTGNLEAVRDFSHVRDVVEAYRLLLVKGEPGQAYNICSGHGRTIRSLLEEMLVLAGVNARIELDPARLRPSDIPSLVGDPDKLRALGWEPKLTVTDALRDVLGPKLPGAHKPQG, encoded by the coding sequence ATGCGGATTCTCGTCACGGGAGCGGATGGGTTCGTCGGCAGGCATCTGTGCGCGTTGCTGCGCGCCGCCGGCGATGAGGTGGTGGAGGCGCACGGGCCTCGCGGCGAGGGGGTGAGCAGCAGCGCCCTGCACTTCGACGTGGCCAACGAGGCCGCGGTGAAGGCGGCCGTGGCCGAGGCGAAGCCCGAGGGCGTCATCCACCTGGCGGGCTTCAGCTCGGTGGCCAAGAGCCACCACAACCCGTCCCGCGTGTTCGCGGTGAACACCATGGGCGTGGTGCACCTGCTCACCGCGCTGCGGGAGAGCGCCCCCAGGGCGCGCGTCGTCCTCGTCGGCTCCGGCGAGGTCTACGGACCGGTGCCCGAGGGCACCCGCGCCACGGAGGACACCCGCCCCGTGCCGCTCAGCCCCTATGCGGCGTCCAAATCCGCGGCGGAGCTGGCGGCCGTGCAGTTCCACCGCAGCTACGGGCTGGAGGTGATGATGGCCCGCCCCTTCAACCACCTGGGCGCGGGCCAGGACCCGACGTTCGTCGTCCCCTCCTTCGCGTCGCAGATTCGCGCCATCGGCCTGGGCACGGTGGACCCGGTGCTGCGCACGGGCAACCTGGAGGCCGTGCGCGACTTCTCCCACGTGCGCGACGTGGTGGAGGCGTACCGGCTGCTGCTCGTGAAGGGTGAGCCCGGGCAGGCCTACAACATCTGCAGCGGCCACGGCCGCACCATCCGCAGCCTGCTGGAGGAGATGCTGGTGCTCGCGGGCGTGAATGCCCGCATCGAGCTGGACCCGGCCCGCCTGCGCCCCTCCGACATCCCCAGCCTCGTCGGCGACCCCGACAAGCTGCGGGCCCTGGGCTGGGAGCCCAAGCTGACCGTGACGGACGCCCTGCGCGACGTGCTCGGCCCCAAGCTCCCGGGCGCCCACAAGCCCCAGGGCTGA
- the gmd gene encoding GDP-mannose 4,6-dehydratase, whose translation MATKRALITGITGQDGSYLAELLLSKGYEVHGMVRRSSEEKFERIQHLHGKLQLHQGDLLDQFSLASLLNLVKPDEVYNLAAQSFVPTSWNQPVLTGEFTALGVTKMLEAIRHTRPQVRFYQASSSEMFGKVLEVPQTEDTPFYPRSPYGVAKAYGHHITVNYRESFGLFAVSGILFNHESPRRGLEFVTRKVTYNVARIKLGLQEKLPMGNLDAKRDWGFAGDYVEAMWLMLQQPQAEDYVVATNETHTVKELVEIAFGRVGLDWQKHVYIDPAFVRPAEVDLLIGDPAKAKKKLGWEPKVRFKQLVEMMVDADLERVKAGQR comes from the coding sequence ATGGCGACCAAGCGCGCACTCATTACGGGCATCACGGGACAGGACGGCAGCTATCTCGCGGAGCTTCTCCTCTCGAAGGGGTATGAAGTGCACGGCATGGTGCGCCGGTCCTCGGAGGAGAAGTTCGAGCGCATCCAGCACCTGCACGGGAAGCTCCAGCTCCACCAGGGCGATCTGCTCGACCAGTTCTCGCTCGCGTCGCTGCTCAACCTGGTCAAGCCGGACGAGGTCTACAACCTCGCGGCGCAGTCGTTCGTGCCCACCAGTTGGAACCAGCCGGTGCTCACCGGCGAATTCACCGCGCTGGGCGTGACGAAGATGCTGGAGGCCATCCGCCACACCCGCCCGCAGGTGCGCTTCTACCAGGCGTCCTCGAGCGAGATGTTCGGCAAGGTGCTGGAGGTCCCGCAGACGGAGGACACCCCCTTCTACCCGCGCAGCCCGTACGGCGTGGCCAAGGCGTACGGCCACCACATCACGGTGAACTACCGCGAGTCGTTCGGCCTGTTCGCGGTGAGCGGCATCCTCTTCAACCACGAGTCCCCGCGGCGCGGACTGGAGTTCGTCACGCGCAAGGTCACGTACAACGTGGCGCGCATCAAGCTGGGCCTCCAGGAGAAGCTGCCCATGGGCAACCTGGACGCCAAGCGCGACTGGGGCTTCGCGGGCGACTACGTGGAGGCGATGTGGCTGATGCTCCAGCAGCCCCAGGCCGAGGACTACGTGGTGGCCACCAACGAGACGCACACCGTGAAGGAGCTGGTGGAGATCGCCTTCGGGCGCGTGGGCCTGGACTGGCAGAAGCACGTGTACATCGACCCGGCGTTCGTGCGCCCGGCGGAGGTGGACCTGCTCATCGGCGACCCGGCGAAGGCGAAGAAGAAGCTGGGCTGGGAGCCGAAGGTGCGCTTCAAGCAGCTGGTGGAGATGATGGTGGACGCGGACCTGGAGCGCGTGAAGGCAGGGCAGCGGTAG
- a CDS encoding myxosortase-dependent phytase-like phosphatase, with translation MRNPLSLVLTALMSGSLAVAQPVEVQPTVESTPGATALSGTIQDVALSVASDDAGVSLLITAYGNAGLITYGTDGQPIESELADGPTWAVAVRDGFLLDGVNRTLAVTANSNFNGLAAYVVDDRAADKLSRLGFGFVTGAQFSSVALYRSPRTGAFHVFAATDGGTVHQYTLDGGDGGVGATLVRTLSVTRGVNGLAVDDEASALFVIERGTAIWRYGAEPDDTTERVQVVELGGTAPLSANVNRLGLYRSGASNGYLMAADTTEGTFAVIDRRSLSFVGTFRMVATDGGIDAISANGARGLAVTSLLAGDGFPHGLFVGVDSDNGDGVGNLKLAPWPAVADAFTPPLIGGTQQSDGGSDGGTDGGSSDGGRDGGGPSPGQPSGGGQSPIDDDSSGCTCGAVSVPGSVLLGLLTLGLAGRRRRRD, from the coding sequence ATGCGCAACCCACTCTCCCTTGTCCTGACTGCCTTGATGTCGGGTTCGCTCGCCGTCGCCCAGCCCGTCGAGGTGCAGCCCACGGTGGAGTCGACGCCCGGCGCCACCGCGCTCAGCGGCACCATCCAGGACGTCGCGCTGTCGGTCGCCTCGGACGACGCGGGCGTCAGCCTGCTCATCACCGCGTATGGGAATGCGGGCCTCATCACGTATGGCACGGATGGGCAGCCCATCGAATCCGAGCTGGCGGATGGGCCGACCTGGGCCGTCGCGGTGCGGGATGGATTCCTGCTCGATGGGGTCAATCGGACTCTGGCCGTGACGGCCAACTCGAACTTCAACGGGCTGGCGGCGTACGTGGTGGATGATCGGGCGGCCGACAAGCTCTCCCGTCTCGGGTTCGGCTTCGTCACCGGGGCGCAGTTCTCCAGCGTGGCGCTCTATCGCAGCCCGAGGACGGGGGCCTTCCATGTGTTCGCGGCGACGGACGGGGGCACCGTCCACCAGTACACACTCGACGGTGGGGATGGTGGGGTTGGCGCCACCCTGGTGCGGACGCTCTCCGTGACGCGCGGGGTGAATGGCCTGGCGGTGGATGACGAGGCGAGCGCCCTGTTCGTCATCGAACGCGGCACGGCCATCTGGCGATATGGGGCGGAGCCGGACGACACGACGGAGCGGGTGCAGGTCGTCGAACTCGGTGGGACGGCCCCGCTGTCCGCGAACGTCAACCGCCTGGGGCTGTACCGCTCGGGCGCGTCCAACGGCTACCTGATGGCCGCGGACACGACGGAGGGGACGTTCGCCGTCATCGACCGTCGCAGCCTGTCGTTCGTGGGGACGTTCCGCATGGTCGCGACGGATGGTGGCATCGACGCCATCTCCGCGAACGGGGCGCGAGGCCTCGCGGTGACGTCGCTGCTGGCGGGGGATGGCTTCCCCCATGGCCTCTTCGTCGGCGTGGACAGCGACAACGGTGATGGCGTGGGCAACCTCAAGCTGGCGCCCTGGCCGGCGGTGGCCGACGCCTTCACGCCGCCCCTCATCGGCGGCACGCAGCAGTCGGACGGTGGCTCCGACGGGGGCACGGACGGGGGCTCCTCCGACGGAGGGCGGGATGGCGGCGGCCCTTCCCCGGGGCAGCCTTCGGGCGGTGGCCAATCCCCCATCGACGACGACAGCTCGGGTTGCACGTGCGGCGCGGTGTCCGTGCCCGGCAGTGTGCTCCTCGGGCTGCTGACCCTGGGGTTGGCGGGGCGTCGTCGGCGACGGGACTGA
- a CDS encoding bifunctional metallophosphatase/5'-nucleotidase, which produces MRSSHPLFLALATLTVACATPPPPTSTPVDTAPVRLTLVGINDFHGQVEPHRTRFLDGKVLEQGGAATLSAYLRVLRADNPDGVVVLDGGDLFQGTLASNLTEGAVVVDVYNHLGFAAAAIGNHEFDYGPVGPSPVASDSSADPLGALKARVRQARFPFLSANLKDAVTGRTPEWLGNDGTHLLTVKGVRVGVLGLTTESTPSVTNPANVSSLRFAPLASSALEAARSLRERGAEVVVAVAHAGGKCADLTNPRDTSSCERGDAEIIDMLEKLPPGTLDAVVAGHTHQVMGHFIAGVPVIETTGQARSLGVVELFVDPVRRRVDPALTRIQAAIPLCGHVEAASWSCDGHKVGVREQGTLVPAEFMGKPLFPDEAVHDLLAPTLAKVAQAQGRASGVSCAGPLARGYTEEGALGNVIADALREAAGADVAIMNPGGIRADLPAGPLSFGHVYQALPFDNTVAVLTLSGDELRRLLELAHGWERGMVFAVSGLELTLARCPGPTRLRAVTLTGGIPLEPTRRYRVALPDFLARGGDGLEGVTRPLPPERAVLAPIRGMDLRQALIAYGESHGGILPAPTVGRVRYSGVATECPTASR; this is translated from the coding sequence ATGCGTTCCTCGCACCCTCTCTTCCTCGCGCTCGCGACCCTGACCGTCGCCTGCGCCACCCCGCCTCCGCCCACGTCCACACCGGTGGACACCGCTCCGGTGAGGCTCACCCTCGTCGGCATCAACGACTTCCATGGCCAGGTCGAGCCGCACCGCACGCGCTTCCTGGATGGGAAGGTCCTGGAGCAGGGCGGCGCCGCGACGCTCTCCGCGTACCTGCGGGTGCTGCGCGCGGACAACCCCGACGGGGTGGTGGTGCTGGATGGGGGGGACCTCTTCCAGGGGACGCTGGCCTCCAACCTGACCGAGGGCGCCGTCGTCGTCGACGTCTACAACCACCTGGGGTTCGCGGCGGCGGCCATCGGCAACCACGAGTTCGACTATGGCCCGGTGGGGCCCTCCCCCGTGGCGTCGGACTCCAGCGCGGATCCGCTGGGCGCGCTCAAGGCCCGCGTGAGGCAGGCGCGCTTCCCGTTCCTCTCCGCCAACCTCAAGGACGCGGTCACCGGCAGGACCCCCGAGTGGTTGGGGAATGACGGGACGCACCTGCTCACCGTGAAGGGCGTCCGCGTGGGCGTGCTGGGCCTCACCACGGAGTCCACCCCCAGCGTCACCAACCCCGCCAACGTGTCCTCGCTGCGCTTCGCGCCCCTGGCCTCCTCCGCGCTCGAGGCGGCCCGCTCCCTGCGCGAGCGTGGCGCGGAGGTGGTGGTGGCCGTGGCGCACGCGGGCGGCAAGTGCGCGGACCTGACGAATCCGCGCGACACGTCGAGCTGCGAGCGCGGCGACGCCGAAATCATCGACATGCTGGAGAAGCTCCCTCCGGGCACGTTGGACGCCGTGGTCGCGGGCCACACCCACCAGGTGATGGGCCACTTCATCGCGGGCGTGCCCGTCATCGAGACGACGGGCCAGGCGCGCTCGCTGGGCGTGGTGGAGCTGTTCGTGGACCCGGTCCGCCGCCGCGTGGACCCCGCGCTCACGCGCATCCAGGCCGCCATTCCCCTGTGCGGCCACGTGGAGGCGGCCTCCTGGAGCTGTGATGGCCACAAGGTGGGCGTGCGGGAGCAGGGGACGCTGGTGCCGGCGGAGTTCATGGGCAAGCCGCTCTTCCCCGACGAAGCCGTCCACGACCTGCTGGCGCCGACGCTGGCGAAGGTGGCGCAGGCCCAGGGGCGCGCGTCTGGCGTGTCGTGCGCGGGGCCGCTGGCGCGCGGCTACACGGAGGAGGGCGCCCTGGGCAACGTCATCGCGGACGCGCTGCGGGAGGCCGCCGGCGCCGACGTGGCCATCATGAACCCCGGGGGCATCCGCGCCGACCTGCCGGCGGGGCCGCTGTCCTTCGGCCACGTCTACCAGGCGCTGCCCTTCGACAACACCGTGGCGGTGCTCACCCTCAGCGGCGACGAGCTGCGGCGGCTCCTGGAGCTGGCCCATGGCTGGGAGCGGGGCATGGTGTTCGCCGTCTCGGGGCTGGAGTTGACCCTGGCCCGCTGCCCGGGGCCGACGCGGCTGCGGGCGGTGACGCTGACCGGGGGCATCCCCCTGGAGCCCACCCGGCGCTATCGCGTGGCCCTCCCGGACTTCCTGGCCCGCGGCGGCGACGGCCTGGAGGGGGTGACGCGGCCGCTGCCCCCCGAACGGGCGGTGCTGGCCCCCATCCGGGGCATGGACCTGCGCCAGGCGTTGATCGCCTACGGCGAGTCCCACGGGGGCATCCTCCCCGCCCCGACCGTGGGCCGCGTGCGCTACAGCGGCGTCGCGACGGAGTGCCCCACCGCGTCCCGGTAG